From the Agromyces laixinhei genome, the window CTCGCATCGCCGAGCCGTCGACGGGTATTCATCCGCGATTCATCTGCGCACAGCCTGCCCGATGAGCGTCGTCCCTACTGTGGCCTCGGCTCCCCCGGTTCTGCACGCCCGTCTCACAGCGCGGGCGGCCGGCGGAGCAAACGGAGGACACGTGTTGAAGAAGAAATTCACGCTCGCGGCGGTCGGGGTCTCGGCTGCGGTGGCGCTCGGCCTCACCGGTTGCGTCGGCGGCGCCGACGCCGGCGAAAGCGGCACGGATGCGGCGACGGCGACGAGTCTCGCCGACTTCGGCGACCTCGCCGCACTCGAGGAGGCGGCGAAGGCCGAGGGGCAGTTGAACGTCATCGCCCTGCCGCGCGACTGGGCGAACTACGGCGCGGTGCTCGACGCCTTCGCAGCCAAGTACCCCGAGATCACCATCAACGAGGCCTCGCCCGACGCGTCGAGCGCCGAGGAGATCCAGGCCGCCGAGACGAACGCCGGCCTCGACACGGCACCCGACGTCTTCGACCTCGGCCTGACGGTCGCCCTGCAGAACACCGACCGGTTCGCGCCGTACCAGGTCGCCACGTGGGACGACATCCCCGACGAGCTGAAGGAGCCGAGCGGTCTGTTCGTCGGCGACTACGGCGGATTCATGTCGATCGGCTACGACTCGTCGAAGTTCGAGGCGCCCGAAGCGCTCGACGACCTGCTCGGCGCCGAGTACAAGGGCTCGGTCGCGATCAACGGCGACCCGACGCAGGCCGGTGCCGCGTTCGCCGCGGTCGGACTTTCCACCGTGCAGTCCGACGGCACGCTCGACGACTTCCAGCCGGGCATCGACTTCTTCTCGGAACTGAACGCCGCGGGCAACCTGCTGAAGGTCGACGTCACGACCGCCACGGTCACCTCGGGCGAGACGCCCGTCGTCTTCGACTGGGACTACCTGAACGCCTCGCACCGCGACGCGAACCCGAACTGGGAGGTCGTGATCCTTCCCGGCACCGGGTACGCGGGCTATTACAACCAGGCCGTCAACGTGGATGCCCCGCACCCCGCGGCCGCACGGCTCTGGCAGGAGTTCCTCTACAGCGACGAGGCGCAGAACCTGTGGCTCGAAGGCGGCGCCCGCCCCGTGCGCGCCGAGGCCATGGCCGAAGCCGGCACGATCGACGAGGAGCTCTTCTCGAAGTTGCCCGCGACCCCCGAGGTCACGGTCGTTCCCACCGAGGAGCAGTCGACGGGCGCCGGCACGCTGCTCGGCGAGAAGTGGGCAGCGGCGGTCGGTTGATGACCGTCGCCGCACCCGCGGCGCCCGTCGCCGTGGCGGAGCCGGTCTCTCCGGCTCCGCCTCGGCGACCCGTACGCCCGGGCACGTCTCCAGTGCTCGGCCTCGTGCCCTTCGCCGCCTACGTCCTGCTGTTCCTCGCCCTGCCGACCGTGCTCGCGGTCGCGAGCGGATTCTTCGACGGCGACGGCGCCTTCACCCTCGCGAACGTCGCCGCACTCGGCGACCCCGTCATCGTCGCGACGTTCGCGAACTCCGCCTGGCTCTCGGTGCTGACCGCCGTGGTGGGCGCACTGATCGGCGCACTCGCCTGCTACGCGCTCGTCGGCCTCGAACACGGCAGGGCCCGCAGCCTCGTCGATGCGGCCAGCGGGGTGCTGGCCCAGTTCGGCGGCGTCATGCTCGCCTTCGCGTTCATCGCCACCATCGGCATTCAGGGCCTCGTGACCGTGTGGCTCCGCGACACCTTCGGCATCGACATCTTCGCCGAGGGCGCGTGGATCTACGGCCTGCCCGGCCTCGTGCTGCCGTACATCTACTTCCAGGTACCGCTCATGATCATCACCTTCATGCCCGCGATGAGTGCGCTGAAGCCGCAGTGGGCCGAGGCGAACCTCACGCTCGGCGGCACCCGCACCGGGTTCTGGCTGCACGTGGGCGTTCCGGTGCTGGCGCCGTCGTTCTTCGCGAGCCTGCTGCTGCTCTTCGCCAACGCCTTCTCGTCGTACGCGACCGCCGCTGCCCTCGCGAGCCAGGGCTCCCAGATCGTGCCGTTGCAGATCCGCACCGCGCTCACGAGCGAGACCATGCTCGGCCGCGAGAACCTCGCCGGCGCCCTCGCACTCGGCATGATCCTCGTCATGACGGTCACGATGTGGGCGTACTCGCTCGTGCAGCGTCGCGCCGCCCGGTGGCAGCGATGAACCGGGGCCTTGCACCGCACCCCGCGGTTCGCTGGGTGATCGGCATCGTCGTCGTCGGCCTCTTCGCGATTCCGATCGTCTCGATGGCCGAGTACACGTTGCGCGACGTCGACGGGTATTCGCTCGCGCACTGGGCGTCGCTCTTCGATCCGGCGAACGCGGCGAAGTACCGACCGATCTGGATCGGCCTCGGCAATTCGGTCGTGCTCGCGATCGTCACGGTGGCGATCGTGCTGTTCCTGCTCGCACCGACGATGGTGCTCGTGACGCTCCGGTTTCCGGCGCTGCAGCGTCCGTTCGAGTTCCTCGTGCTGCTGCCGATCACGATTCCCGCGATCGTGCTCGTCGTCGGCCTCGCGCCGATCTACCTCGTGATCGGCCGCACCTTCGGCACCGGCATCTGGACCCTCGCGTTCGCCTACGGCATCACCGTGTTGCCGTTCGCCTACCGCTCCATCCAGGCGTCGATGGAGGCCACCGACGTGAGGACGCTCGCCGAGGCGGCCCGCTCGCTCGGCGCCGGCTGGCCGACCGTGCTGCTGCGCGTGCTCGCGCCGAACCTCCGGCCCGGCCTCATCGCGGCATCCCTCATCTCGCTCGCCGTCGTGCTCGGCGAGTACACGATCGCCTCCCTCCTGAACCGCCAGAATCTGCAGACCGCCCTGGTCGTGGTCGGCAAGCAGGATCCCTACGCCTCGGTGATCCTCTCGCTCCTCGCGCTCGTCTTCGCGTTCGTGCTGCTGCTCGTGATCGGGCGCGCAGCCCGGCGCCCCATGAAGAAAGTCCGTCCATGACCGATATCGTCACCTCAGCCGAACTCTCCACCGCCGACAACTCGATCCTCGCCGCCGGCGGCGAGGGCACTGCAGCCGAGTTCGACGGCGTCGTGAAGGACTACGGGTCGAACCGCGTGCTGCACGGCGTCGACCTCGCCATCCGTCCCGGCGAATTCGTCTCGCTCCTCGGCCCGTCGGGGTGCGGCAAGACCACTGCGCTTCGAGTGCTCGCGGGCCTCGAGAGAGCCGACGGCGGCACCGTGCGCATCGGCGGGGTCGACGTGTCCGGCATACCCACGAACCGTCGCGACCTCGGCATGGTGTTCCAGGCGTACTCGCTGTTCCCTCATCTCGACGTCGCCGCGAACACGGCCTTCGGCCTGCGGATGCGCAAGGTCGCCAAGGCCGAGGCATCCGTTCGGGTGCACGACGCGCTCGCGCTCGTCGGGCTCGGCCATCTCGCCGCGCGCTACCCGCACGAGCTCTCGGGCGGGCAGCAGCAACGCGTCGCCCTCGCCAGGGCGCTCGTCACCGAGCCTCGGGTACTGCTGCTCGACGAGCCGCTCTCGGCGCTCGACGCGAAGGTTCGGGTGAGCCTCCGCGATGAGATCCGGCGCATCCAGCTGCGGCTCGGCATCACGACGGTGTTCGTCACGCACGACCAGGAAGAGGCGCTCGCCGTCTCCGACCGCATCGCGGTCATGGACGGCGGCCGCGTCGACCAGGTCGGAACCCCGGAGGAGCTCTACCTGCGTCCGGCGACGGCGCATGTCGCCGAGTTCGTCGGCCTGTCGAGCGTGCTGCCCGCGGTCGTCACCGGCGATTCCGCCGACGTGCTCGGCGTCACCCTGCCGGTGATGGGCAAGCCCGCCAGCGGCCCGGCCGAGGTCTTCGTTCGGCCCGAGAACGTGCGGCTCGGCGGCCCCGTCGCCGCGATCGTGCAGGAGAGCACGTTCCTCGGCAGCATGCGACGCACCCTGCTGCGCACCGAGAGCGGCGTATTGCTGCGCATGCAGCATCCGGCGCGCGAGCAGCTGCAGTTCGGCGAGCGCGTGACCGTCGACCTCGATGCAGTGGCCGTGGCGGTGCGGCCCGCGACCTGACGACGGCGAGCGGATGCCGCGGCGCGCGCCGCGGCATCCGCTCGTCTCAGGTGGTGGCGCCGACGAGCGCCTCGCCGAGCGGGGTGCGCACATGCAAGACGCGGGCGCCGCGGCGTTCGCTCGCGATGAGCCCGCTCTCGCGCAGCACCGAGAGGTGATGCGACGCGGTCGAGAGGGCGAGGCCGCTGTCGGCCGCGACCTGCGTCGTGGTGCGCGGATCGTGCGCGGCGAGCAGGATACCGGCGCGTGCCGGGCTGATGAGCGCACCCAGCGATCGTGAGGCCGCTGCAGGGTCTTTCGCCCAGGTCTCAGTGACCCCCTGCGCGGGGTAGAAGAGCGTGGGCTGGGCCGGCGG encodes:
- a CDS encoding ABC transporter permease; this encodes MTVAAPAAPVAVAEPVSPAPPRRPVRPGTSPVLGLVPFAAYVLLFLALPTVLAVASGFFDGDGAFTLANVAALGDPVIVATFANSAWLSVLTAVVGALIGALACYALVGLEHGRARSLVDAASGVLAQFGGVMLAFAFIATIGIQGLVTVWLRDTFGIDIFAEGAWIYGLPGLVLPYIYFQVPLMIITFMPAMSALKPQWAEANLTLGGTRTGFWLHVGVPVLAPSFFASLLLLFANAFSSYATAAALASQGSQIVPLQIRTALTSETMLGRENLAGALALGMILVMTVTMWAYSLVQRRAARWQR
- a CDS encoding ABC transporter permease, with the protein product MNRGLAPHPAVRWVIGIVVVGLFAIPIVSMAEYTLRDVDGYSLAHWASLFDPANAAKYRPIWIGLGNSVVLAIVTVAIVLFLLAPTMVLVTLRFPALQRPFEFLVLLPITIPAIVLVVGLAPIYLVIGRTFGTGIWTLAFAYGITVLPFAYRSIQASMEATDVRTLAEAARSLGAGWPTVLLRVLAPNLRPGLIAASLISLAVVLGEYTIASLLNRQNLQTALVVVGKQDPYASVILSLLALVFAFVLLLVIGRAARRPMKKVRP
- a CDS encoding ABC transporter ATP-binding protein; protein product: MTDIVTSAELSTADNSILAAGGEGTAAEFDGVVKDYGSNRVLHGVDLAIRPGEFVSLLGPSGCGKTTALRVLAGLERADGGTVRIGGVDVSGIPTNRRDLGMVFQAYSLFPHLDVAANTAFGLRMRKVAKAEASVRVHDALALVGLGHLAARYPHELSGGQQQRVALARALVTEPRVLLLDEPLSALDAKVRVSLRDEIRRIQLRLGITTVFVTHDQEEALAVSDRIAVMDGGRVDQVGTPEELYLRPATAHVAEFVGLSSVLPAVVTGDSADVLGVTLPVMGKPASGPAEVFVRPENVRLGGPVAAIVQESTFLGSMRRTLLRTESGVLLRMQHPAREQLQFGERVTVDLDAVAVAVRPAT
- a CDS encoding ABC transporter substrate-binding protein; translated protein: MKKKFTLAAVGVSAAVALGLTGCVGGADAGESGTDAATATSLADFGDLAALEEAAKAEGQLNVIALPRDWANYGAVLDAFAAKYPEITINEASPDASSAEEIQAAETNAGLDTAPDVFDLGLTVALQNTDRFAPYQVATWDDIPDELKEPSGLFVGDYGGFMSIGYDSSKFEAPEALDDLLGAEYKGSVAINGDPTQAGAAFAAVGLSTVQSDGTLDDFQPGIDFFSELNAAGNLLKVDVTTATVTSGETPVVFDWDYLNASHRDANPNWEVVILPGTGYAGYYNQAVNVDAPHPAAARLWQEFLYSDEAQNLWLEGGARPVRAEAMAEAGTIDEELFSKLPATPEVTVVPTEEQSTGAGTLLGEKWAAAVG